In Desulfonatronospira thiodismutans ASO3-1, a single window of DNA contains:
- a CDS encoding dihydroorotate dehydrogenase, whose product MHKSTQTKSRSCDRVRLLGLDFAANPDFVHLYLEPPSWDYTPGQFVMLRPEKWGQDPVWPRPFSICEKTREYVRIFMQVVGRGTSLLSSAAPDSEINMWGPLGRGFRLSPEKRYLILAGGMGIAPFIGLCKEHPYPGKLSLIFGHRMDRSCYPFDELPGEMQRQNMRQTNQEDMEHFGRVLREQISRFASRGEILACGPMPFLQVVQKHVLEAGASAQLSVETRMACGVGACLGCVVETRSQGLVQSCVQGPVFDAGELVL is encoded by the coding sequence ATGCATAAAAGCACTCAGACAAAATCGCGCTCCTGCGACAGGGTCAGGCTTTTGGGGCTGGACTTTGCCGCAAACCCGGATTTTGTTCATCTTTACCTTGAGCCGCCTTCCTGGGACTACACCCCGGGGCAGTTCGTCATGCTCAGGCCGGAAAAATGGGGCCAGGACCCGGTCTGGCCCAGGCCCTTTTCCATCTGCGAAAAGACCCGGGAATACGTGCGCATCTTTATGCAGGTGGTGGGACGGGGAACCAGTCTTTTGAGCAGTGCTGCACCGGACAGTGAAATCAACATGTGGGGTCCGCTGGGGCGCGGGTTCAGGCTCTCCCCTGAAAAACGCTACCTGATCCTGGCCGGTGGTATGGGCATCGCTCCTTTTATCGGCCTTTGCAAGGAGCATCCCTATCCCGGCAAGCTGAGCCTTATCTTTGGTCATCGCATGGACCGGTCCTGCTACCCCTTTGATGAACTGCCCGGGGAGATGCAGCGCCAGAACATGCGCCAGACGAACCAGGAAGACATGGAGCATTTCGGGCGGGTCCTCAGGGAGCAGATATCCCGGTTTGCTTCCAGGGGAGAGATCCTGGCCTGCGGTCCCATGCCTTTTCTGCAGGTGGTGCAGAAGCATGTGCTGGAAGCAGGGGCCTCGGCCCAGCTTTCGGTGGAGACCAGAATGGCCTGCGGAGTAGGTGCCTGCCTGGGATGCGTGGTTGAGACGCGCAGCCAGGGTCTGGTACAGAGCTGTGTACAAGGACCGGTCTTTGATGCCGGGGAACTGGTGTTGTAG
- a CDS encoding HD domain-containing protein — protein MSQPIKEAAAVCKTIMRNGYDAYVINAPLQERAMDQDHMEVDICTELDFTGLTKLFPSLETSGGLDFLGSLRQGQVTFNFYPADVIESSYTDGTIARMTPRLVKRLEEMGDMPLTWACPYIPDPRAVYDGFEDLDTGKVTLEGLPDETLKKDYLRAIKALRFSANFGLPIEGNTWLAILRSSRRVLDYVSVTDLMDEWRKVEAENMHRFVSLLFESMILHGLIPELASLSRVKQVKNQEEGLENVWEHTLGVMRYYPEELPYDWYGTMACLFHDVGKLFAAEYFHDRITFYQHHRIGAKVARKILKRLRFNTDEIDLVCHLVRHHMRFHFMLTDRGIRRFMALDEYPRLMEMVRADIKARDGSYKEFNHNLKMLQKAKVSEDTLEPLLNGHEIMEFTGIKPGPGVGVIREALLQAQAAGDVTSVPEAIEFVMRYKEKEHLQ, from the coding sequence ATGTCCCAGCCCATAAAAGAAGCAGCAGCCGTGTGCAAGACCATTATGCGCAACGGCTACGATGCATACGTCATCAATGCCCCCCTGCAGGAGCGGGCCATGGATCAGGACCACATGGAAGTGGATATCTGTACGGAACTGGACTTTACCGGCCTGACCAAGCTTTTTCCCAGCCTGGAGACATCCGGGGGACTGGATTTCCTTGGTTCTCTACGCCAGGGCCAGGTGACCTTCAATTTTTACCCCGCAGACGTCATAGAAAGTTCATACACCGACGGCACCATAGCCCGCATGACTCCCAGGCTGGTCAAGCGCCTGGAAGAGATGGGGGATATGCCCCTGACCTGGGCCTGTCCTTATATTCCGGATCCCAGGGCCGTTTACGACGGCTTTGAAGACCTGGATACAGGCAAAGTCACCCTTGAGGGGCTGCCCGACGAGACTCTGAAGAAAGATTATCTGCGGGCCATCAAGGCCCTGCGTTTTTCAGCCAATTTCGGCCTGCCCATAGAGGGTAACACCTGGCTGGCCATTCTCAGATCTTCCAGGAGGGTTCTGGACTACGTGTCAGTTACAGATCTCATGGACGAATGGCGCAAGGTGGAAGCCGAAAATATGCACAGGTTCGTAAGTCTTCTGTTTGAATCCATGATCCTGCACGGTCTCATCCCGGAGCTTGCATCCCTCAGCAGGGTAAAGCAGGTGAAAAATCAGGAGGAGGGCCTGGAAAATGTATGGGAGCATACCCTTGGGGTGATGCGCTATTATCCGGAAGAACTTCCCTATGACTGGTACGGCACCATGGCCTGCCTCTTTCATGACGTGGGCAAGCTGTTTGCCGCGGAATATTTTCACGACAGAATCACTTTTTACCAGCACCACCGTATAGGGGCCAAGGTTGCCCGCAAGATACTTAAGCGGCTCAGGTTCAATACCGATGAGATCGATCTGGTGTGCCACCTGGTGCGCCATCATATGCGCTTTCATTTCATGCTCACAGACCGCGGCATCCGAAGGTTCATGGCCCTGGACGAGTATCCCAGGCTCATGGAAATGGTCCGGGCGGACATCAAGGCCAGGGACGGCAGCTACAAGGAATTCAACCACAACCTGAAGATGCTGCAGAAGGCCAAGGTCAGCGAGGATACTCTGGAGCCTCTTCTGAACGGGCACGAGATCATGGAGTTCACCGGCATCAAGCCCGGTCCCGGGGTAGGGGTGATCCGGGAGGCCCTGCTGCAGGCCCAGGCAGCTGGAGATGTTACTTCGGTGCCCGAGGCCATAGAATTTGTCATGCGCTACAAGGAAAAGGAGCATCTGCAATAG
- a CDS encoding DNA repair protein RecN, with amino-acid sequence MLELLRIKNLALIQDMELEFDPGLNVLTGESGAGKSFILKALDFILGEKMSASMVRAGEDKAVVEAVFVLDGEEYIIKRELAARTSRSRFYLNDSLSSQDRIQSLRDSLLIYTSQHGQQKLLKPAYHVRILDGFLENPGVLQKKDELLESMNQVLDRKKEIQGRLAELEEKKELLEYQKARIDEVHPEAGEEDDLLARRDEIKSRADLAQDVQKGLDILHSPQGSLLDGIRQLCRIAERMEALDEGYARQAGELENAAAALEDFDRVLRSTRVHDEEAELEKVESRLWELNQLKRKLGRSLDEILDMEREIQEHLSFLDQGRLDLKQLERQEAGLARELDQAAGELNQERRKCAGELASRLEKELQCLGFSEHIRVEFQFSPVEIYPGINEDRPRLLWIPNPGQPAQPLDKIASGGELSRFLLALVGLRSEKGMPTLLFDEVDAGIGGGTLIQVGQRIQELSRNRQILLITHWPQLADLADCHFMVQKEVYSDQTYTLCSRLDAEQSRSELARMAGEGG; translated from the coding sequence ATGCTGGAACTTTTAAGAATAAAAAACCTGGCCCTTATCCAGGACATGGAACTGGAATTCGACCCGGGGCTGAACGTGCTTACCGGTGAATCCGGGGCGGGCAAATCCTTTATCCTCAAGGCCCTGGATTTTATCCTGGGGGAAAAGATGTCCGCTTCCATGGTCCGTGCCGGGGAGGACAAGGCCGTGGTGGAGGCGGTCTTTGTCCTGGACGGGGAGGAGTATATCATCAAGCGCGAGCTTGCGGCCAGGACTTCGCGCAGCCGGTTTTACCTGAACGATTCCCTGAGTTCCCAGGACCGCATCCAGTCCCTGCGGGACAGTCTTCTTATCTATACCAGCCAGCACGGGCAGCAGAAACTTTTGAAGCCTGCCTACCATGTAAGGATCCTTGACGGATTCCTGGAAAACCCCGGAGTACTGCAGAAAAAGGACGAACTCTTGGAGAGCATGAACCAGGTCCTGGACAGAAAAAAAGAGATCCAGGGCAGGCTGGCCGAGCTTGAAGAGAAAAAAGAACTCCTGGAGTATCAGAAAGCCAGGATTGACGAGGTGCATCCCGAGGCAGGGGAGGAAGATGACCTCCTGGCCCGGCGAGATGAGATAAAATCCAGGGCGGACCTGGCCCAGGACGTGCAAAAGGGTCTGGACATCCTGCATTCGCCCCAGGGAAGTCTCCTGGATGGCATACGCCAGCTCTGCCGCATAGCCGAGCGTATGGAAGCCCTGGATGAAGGGTATGCCAGGCAGGCCGGGGAACTGGAGAACGCTGCCGCAGCACTGGAAGATTTTGACCGGGTCCTTCGAAGCACAAGGGTGCATGACGAAGAGGCGGAACTGGAAAAGGTGGAATCCAGGCTGTGGGAGCTGAACCAGCTGAAAAGAAAGCTTGGGCGCAGCCTGGATGAAATCCTGGACATGGAGCGAGAGATCCAGGAGCATCTTTCTTTTCTGGACCAGGGCCGCCTGGACCTGAAGCAGCTGGAGCGCCAGGAGGCCGGCCTGGCCCGGGAACTGGACCAGGCCGCAGGAGAGCTCAACCAGGAGCGCAGGAAATGCGCCGGTGAGCTGGCCTCCAGGCTGGAAAAGGAGCTTCAGTGCCTGGGGTTTTCAGAGCATATCCGGGTGGAGTTTCAATTTTCCCCTGTGGAAATTTATCCGGGCATCAATGAAGACAGGCCAAGGCTATTGTGGATACCCAACCCGGGTCAGCCGGCCCAGCCCTTAGACAAGATCGCTTCCGGAGGCGAGCTTTCCAGGTTTTTGCTGGCCCTGGTAGGGCTGCGTTCGGAAAAGGGCATGCCCACCCTTTTATTTGACGAGGTGGATGCAGGTATCGGGGGAGGCACCCTGATCCAGGTGGGACAAAGGATCCAGGAACTGTCCCGCAACCGGCAGATTCTCCTGATAACCCACTGGCCGCAGCTGGCGGACCTGGCCGACTGTCATTTCATGGTGCAAAAAGAGGTCTACAGTGACCAGACCTATACCCTGTGTTCCAGGCTGGACGCTGAGCAGTCCAGAAGCGAGCTTGCGCGTATGGCTGGGGAAGGCGGATGA
- a CDS encoding B12-binding domain-containing radical SAM protein, translated as MMTPKRPKWPGITWRPCVRESGPWILGVNPWVYDFAAYNLWARPAGLLVCLDMLSKAGARTALMDCMDRTWQDQPWPAAGYTGAGRYPRTVLPRPGVLADVPRQYSRYGLPGDRVEKALARLDPPPDLILITSIMTYWYPGIVAAVRMLRRLWPGVPVCLGGVYATLCREHALRLDVDLVISGPLEDEDNWAKVWNLLGSSPPELPRDAGMSLDTSFYTQSGYSVIMGSRGCPFRCSYCSGYRLYPGFRQAEAGLLFEHIRREYMRGIRDFAFYDDALLVNARNLLIPLLDKIISSRMEIRLHTPNALHVRYLDLEVCRLFYRAGLHTIRLGFETGAFGSRPDRKLASDEWSQGMHNLLQAGFEKEQMAAYVLFGLPGQDNAEVLQSIREVRRWGIRPELTQYSPIPGSEMFEEAKNYTWLDLDDPLAHNNSIWPCVPGGFTWAKRNYWSRIAAGA; from the coding sequence ATGATGACTCCCAAGAGGCCCAAATGGCCCGGGATTACCTGGAGGCCCTGCGTTAGAGAAAGCGGCCCCTGGATACTCGGGGTAAACCCCTGGGTTTACGACTTTGCAGCTTACAATCTCTGGGCCAGGCCGGCCGGCCTCCTGGTCTGCCTGGACATGCTCTCCAAAGCTGGAGCACGCACCGCTCTTATGGACTGCATGGACCGCACCTGGCAGGATCAGCCCTGGCCTGCTGCCGGGTATACCGGAGCAGGACGCTATCCCCGCACCGTCCTGCCCAGGCCGGGGGTTCTGGCGGATGTTCCCCGGCAGTACAGCCGGTACGGCCTTCCCGGGGACAGGGTGGAAAAAGCCCTGGCCAGGCTTGATCCTCCACCGGATCTTATCCTGATCACTTCCATAATGACCTACTGGTATCCGGGCATTGTCGCGGCTGTGCGCATGCTGCGCAGGCTCTGGCCAGGGGTGCCCGTCTGTCTGGGCGGGGTGTATGCCACCTTGTGCCGGGAGCATGCGCTCAGGCTGGACGTGGACCTGGTAATTTCAGGTCCCCTGGAGGACGAGGACAACTGGGCCAAGGTGTGGAACCTGCTTGGTTCCAGCCCTCCAGAACTGCCCCGGGATGCGGGCATGAGCCTGGATACCTCGTTTTATACACAAAGCGGTTATTCGGTGATAATGGGTTCCAGGGGATGCCCCTTCAGGTGCAGTTACTGTTCCGGGTACAGGCTTTATCCGGGCTTCAGGCAGGCTGAGGCAGGTCTTTTGTTTGAGCATATAAGGCGTGAATACATGCGCGGCATCAGGGATTTTGCCTTTTACGACGATGCCCTTCTGGTAAATGCCCGGAATCTGCTTATCCCCCTGCTGGACAAGATTATATCCAGCAGGATGGAGATAAGGCTGCACACTCCCAATGCCCTGCACGTGCGCTACCTGGACCTGGAAGTGTGCAGACTTTTTTACCGGGCCGGACTGCATACCATCCGCCTGGGATTCGAGACCGGGGCTTTCGGGTCCCGGCCGGACAGAAAGCTTGCATCAGACGAGTGGAGCCAAGGCATGCACAATCTGCTGCAGGCAGGATTTGAAAAAGAACAGATGGCTGCGTATGTACTCTTCGGCCTGCCCGGGCAGGATAATGCAGAAGTCCTGCAGAGCATCCGGGAGGTGCGCAGATGGGGCATCCGCCCCGAGCTTACCCAGTATTCGCCCATTCCCGGCAGCGAGATGTTTGAAGAAGCAAAAAACTATACCTGGCTGGACTTAGATGATCCCCTGGCGCACAACAACTCCATCTGGCCCTGCGTTCCAGGTGGTTTTACCTGGGCAAAGCGCAATTACTGGAGTCGTATTGCAGCAGGGGCATGA
- the hisG gene encoding ATP phosphoribosyltransferase, translated as MSSEQVLKLGIPKGSLEEATRRLFARAGWKIKPHHRNYFPEINDQEMQCSLCRAQEISRYVENGTMDAGLTGKDWIMENESDVVVVSDLVYSKVSNRPARWVLAVAGDSPYRRPEDLSGKKIATELRNFTHNYFHNAGIPVEVEFSWGATEAKVVEGLADAIVEVTETGSTIKAHGLRIIAELLQTNTQFIANKEAWEDPWKRNKIENINTLLHGALRADRLVGLKMNLPADRVEDVMALLPSMTAPTVAHLYNTDWLSVEIVVEEDRVRELVPRLQEKGAEAIIEYALNKVI; from the coding sequence ATGAGCAGCGAGCAAGTCCTGAAGCTGGGCATCCCCAAGGGTTCCCTGGAGGAAGCCACCAGAAGGCTTTTCGCCCGGGCCGGATGGAAGATAAAGCCCCATCACAGGAACTATTTCCCGGAAATAAATGACCAGGAGATGCAGTGTTCTCTTTGCCGGGCCCAGGAAATATCCAGGTACGTGGAAAACGGGACCATGGATGCGGGGCTTACCGGAAAAGACTGGATCATGGAAAATGAATCCGACGTGGTGGTGGTCTCGGACCTGGTGTATTCCAAGGTCAGCAACAGGCCGGCCAGGTGGGTGCTGGCGGTGGCCGGTGATTCACCCTACCGCCGCCCCGAGGATCTGTCAGGCAAAAAGATAGCCACAGAGTTAAGAAACTTTACCCATAATTATTTTCACAATGCTGGCATTCCCGTGGAGGTGGAATTTTCATGGGGGGCAACAGAGGCCAAGGTGGTGGAGGGACTGGCTGACGCCATTGTGGAGGTCACCGAAACCGGGTCCACCATCAAGGCGCACGGGCTAAGGATAATAGCCGAGCTTCTGCAGACCAATACCCAGTTCATCGCCAATAAAGAGGCCTGGGAAGATCCCTGGAAGCGAAACAAGATCGAGAATATCAACACCCTGTTGCACGGTGCTCTGCGGGCGGACCGGCTGGTGGGGCTGAAAATGAACCTGCCCGCGGACAGGGTGGAAGACGTCATGGCCCTTTTACCCAGTATGACAGCCCCCACTGTTGCCCATCTGTACAATACAGACTGGCTGTCCGTGGAAATCGTGGTGGAGGAGGACCGGGTCCGGGAACTGGTGCCCAGGCTCCAGGAAAAAGGCGCCGAGGCCATTATTGAGTACGCCCTGAACAAGGTGATCTGA
- a CDS encoding dihydroorotate dehydrogenase has product MDISVDLGGLRLKNPIMSASGTFGYGLEFSPYGDLQKLGAIVVKGLSLHPRSGNPTPRITETPCGMLNAIGLQNVGVEKFLAQKLPFLPADETPVVANLYAQGAEEFVELAAILGDAPRVGALEVNISCPNVRCGGVQFGQDPEAAASVTREVRRASPDKPLIIKLSPNVTDIRVIARAVRDAGADVISLINTLGGMAVDIHSRKPRLANIVGGLSGPAVKPVALKMVYEVCSEVDIPVIGLGGICNARDVLEFIMVGAHAVQVGTANFMRPDLIFDLVDELPGLLAELGAESLEDFRGSLETQ; this is encoded by the coding sequence ATGGATATAAGTGTCGATCTGGGCGGACTCCGCCTCAAAAATCCCATCATGAGCGCATCCGGGACCTTTGGCTATGGCCTGGAATTTTCTCCCTACGGAGACCTGCAAAAGCTGGGAGCCATCGTGGTCAAAGGCCTGTCCCTGCATCCTCGAAGCGGCAATCCCACACCGCGCATCACTGAAACACCCTGCGGCATGCTAAACGCCATAGGCCTGCAAAATGTGGGGGTGGAAAAATTTCTTGCACAGAAGCTTCCCTTTCTGCCTGCGGATGAAACCCCGGTGGTAGCCAATCTCTATGCCCAGGGTGCTGAAGAATTCGTGGAGCTGGCGGCAATCCTGGGGGATGCACCCCGAGTGGGGGCCCTGGAGGTGAATATATCGTGTCCCAATGTGCGCTGCGGCGGGGTGCAGTTCGGCCAGGACCCCGAGGCCGCGGCATCCGTCACCCGGGAAGTGCGCAGGGCCAGCCCGGACAAGCCGCTGATCATCAAGCTAAGCCCCAATGTCACGGATATCAGGGTCATTGCCCGGGCGGTGCGGGATGCCGGCGCGGATGTTATTTCCCTGATAAACACTCTGGGGGGCATGGCAGTGGATATCCACAGCAGAAAGCCCAGGCTGGCCAATATAGTGGGCGGTCTTTCCGGTCCCGCTGTGAAGCCGGTGGCCCTGAAGATGGTCTACGAGGTCTGCAGCGAAGTGGATATCCCGGTTATCGGCCTGGGGGGCATCTGCAACGCCCGGGACGTGCTGGAATTCATCATGGTGGGGGCCCACGCGGTGCAGGTGGGCACGGCCAATTTCATGCGTCCGGACCTGATTTTCGACCTGGTGGACGAGCTGCCGGGCCTGCTGGCTGAACTGGGTGCAGAGTCTCTCGAGGACTTCAGAGGTTCTCTGGAAACTCAATGA
- a CDS encoding tetratricopeptide repeat protein has product MPRLISLMLLVFLAGCAHTGADRMSLHQAELRLDLAERYLIEDEPRPALEQLQQVKEASPDNPRLYFNMGLAHTSMEDWDRAARDFEKALELKPDYGEAWNNLGQVRKAQGRTQEARQAYEAALEIEEYMTPEFAYYNLASLFQEEGDLERALEYAVNSVEKNRRFVPGYDLAGSLYQELDLYDEALRIFERGAQAMPGNARLSLAYAEELVRAGRDSEAITWFEHVIEQNDDSQEAQMARDYLEALR; this is encoded by the coding sequence ATGCCCAGACTGATTTCTTTAATGCTGCTTGTTTTTCTGGCAGGATGCGCCCATACCGGGGCCGACCGCATGAGTCTGCATCAGGCCGAACTGCGCCTGGACCTGGCTGAGCGCTATCTCATCGAGGATGAGCCAAGGCCGGCCCTGGAGCAGTTGCAGCAGGTAAAGGAAGCCTCTCCGGATAATCCCAGGCTGTATTTCAACATGGGACTGGCCCATACCAGCATGGAAGACTGGGACAGGGCTGCCCGGGATTTTGAAAAGGCCCTGGAACTAAAGCCTGATTACGGAGAGGCCTGGAACAACCTGGGCCAGGTAAGAAAGGCCCAGGGCCGCACTCAGGAAGCCAGACAGGCCTATGAAGCGGCTCTGGAGATTGAAGAATACATGACTCCGGAGTTTGCATACTATAACCTGGCCTCGCTTTTTCAGGAAGAGGGAGATTTAGAAAGAGCCCTGGAATATGCAGTGAACTCCGTGGAAAAAAACAGGCGTTTTGTTCCCGGCTACGACCTGGCCGGCAGCCTTTACCAGGAACTGGATCTTTATGATGAGGCCCTGCGCATCTTCGAGCGGGGGGCCCAGGCCATGCCGGGCAATGCCCGGCTGAGTCTTGCCTATGCCGAGGAACTGGTTCGGGCCGGCAGGGACAGCGAAGCAATAACGTGGTTTGAGCACGTAATCGAGCAAAATGATGACTCCCAAGAGGCCCAAATGGCCCGGGATTACCTGGAGGCCCTGCGTTAG
- the rlmN gene encoding 23S rRNA (adenine(2503)-C(2))-methyltransferase RlmN: MDNLLEQDRESMQNLLKERGEPAYRADQLWQWIWQKKAGDFQEMTNISKALRSSLQQEFVLQRPAVVQKKESIDGTVKLLLGLNDGFFIETVIIPEKDYYTQCISTQVGCPMGCVFCSTGCMGFKRNLTPGEIASQVLVACRHLEDTGLDSTRLTNVVLMGMGEPLLNWDAVKKAMYMMTDSLGLGISRRRLTLSTVGVRDRLQEFGSSRLGMLAVSLHAPDQDLRRRLMPGAATWDIKDLVRALEQYPLAPRERITIEYVLLKDINDSPAQARALVRLLSRVKCKVNLLAYNPGEQEGYQPPQEKTILTFEEVLRSKGLTVTLRKSKGQDISAACGQLIADS, from the coding sequence ATAGACAACCTGCTGGAACAAGACCGCGAATCAATGCAGAATCTGCTGAAAGAGCGCGGGGAACCGGCCTACAGGGCGGATCAGCTCTGGCAGTGGATATGGCAGAAAAAAGCCGGGGATTTCCAGGAGATGACCAACATTTCCAAGGCCCTGCGCAGCAGTCTGCAGCAGGAGTTTGTCCTGCAAAGGCCTGCCGTGGTCCAGAAAAAGGAAAGTATTGACGGGACAGTAAAGCTCCTGCTGGGTCTTAATGACGGCTTTTTTATCGAAACGGTCATCATCCCGGAAAAGGATTATTATACCCAGTGCATATCCACCCAGGTGGGGTGCCCCATGGGATGTGTCTTCTGCAGTACCGGGTGTATGGGGTTCAAGCGCAATCTCACCCCCGGAGAGATAGCTTCCCAGGTTCTTGTGGCATGCCGGCACCTGGAGGACACTGGCCTGGACAGTACCCGTCTGACCAACGTGGTGCTTATGGGCATGGGGGAGCCGCTTTTAAACTGGGATGCGGTGAAAAAGGCCATGTACATGATGACGGATTCCCTGGGACTGGGGATTTCCAGAAGAAGGCTTACCCTGTCCACGGTGGGGGTCAGGGACAGGCTGCAGGAATTCGGCAGCTCCCGTCTGGGGATGCTGGCGGTGTCACTGCATGCACCGGATCAGGATCTGCGCCGCAGGCTTATGCCCGGGGCCGCAACCTGGGATATAAAGGACCTGGTCAGGGCCCTGGAGCAATACCCTCTTGCCCCCAGGGAACGTATTACCATTGAATACGTTCTGTTAAAGGATATAAACGATTCCCCGGCCCAGGCCAGGGCCCTTGTGCGTCTTTTGTCCCGGGTCAAATGCAAGGTGAACCTGCTGGCCTACAACCCCGGGGAGCAGGAAGGATATCAGCCGCCACAGGAGAAGACCATACTGACGTTTGAGGAAGTGCTTCGCTCCAAGGGGCTGACTGTCACCCTGCGCAAAAGCAAGGGCCAGGACATAAGTGCCGCCTGCGGACAGCTCATTGCCGATTCATGA
- the hisI gene encoding phosphoribosyl-AMP cyclohydrolase, with translation MKPDFDKGNGLLPVIVQEWETGEVLMLAYTDEQAWEKSLDTGEAHFYSRSRKSIWHKGGTSGHVQRIREIRIDCDYDTILFMVEQVGGAACHKGYKSCFYTRVEKDGRFLEHAEKVFDPKEVYNK, from the coding sequence TTGAAACCCGATTTTGACAAGGGAAACGGGCTGTTGCCCGTGATAGTCCAGGAGTGGGAGACCGGCGAGGTGCTCATGCTGGCCTACACCGACGAGCAGGCATGGGAAAAGAGTCTGGATACCGGTGAGGCCCATTTCTACAGCCGCAGCAGAAAAAGTATATGGCATAAAGGCGGAACTTCCGGACACGTGCAGAGGATCCGGGAGATACGCATAGACTGCGACTATGACACCATCTTGTTCATGGTGGAACAGGTGGGGGGAGCGGCCTGCCACAAGGGCTACAAAAGCTGCTTTTACACCCGGGTGGAAAAGGATGGCCGTTTTCTGGAACATGCCGAAAAAGTATTCGATCCCAAGGAGGTTTACAATAAATGA
- the lptF gene encoding LPS export ABC transporter permease LptF — MKILHRQIIKEVGTIFLVTLASMLSLIVIGRMIDLKDIFVGQSIQILYVIKSFFYLGPSFLSMVIPIACMLSIFLCFLRMSSDRELTALQTSGISIRSLVLSPLLFSLGAMGFTLYVTLHLTSWGIDNFRETAVEMVREQTEVSMQPGVFHRMIPDMAIYVHNRDPGTSELKEVFISDDTVPEAPLTIVAPTGRMLSDKEEGMLYFILDDGRIYRQDQEEHSLVSFGEYRLRLDLFSLLGDAGLRDKRPEEMSWGELQAYKDDAQADSRQYRLAVLEEHKRFSLPLACLILGLFAVPLGLTLQGLGRNWGLLLAMSCFLIYYSLFTAVYGLGEAGTLNPDLAMWMPNIFFLVLTLGGFYFYSQGREIDLGQVLRSFVPWLHKRDENQENN, encoded by the coding sequence ATGAAAATTCTGCACCGGCAGATTATAAAAGAGGTGGGAACGATATTCCTGGTGACTCTGGCCTCTATGCTGTCTCTGATAGTCATCGGGCGTATGATCGACCTCAAGGATATCTTTGTAGGGCAAAGTATTCAGATACTGTACGTTATCAAGTCCTTTTTCTACCTTGGCCCCTCCTTTCTCAGTATGGTCATTCCCATAGCCTGCATGCTGAGCATCTTCCTGTGTTTTCTGCGCATGTCCTCGGACCGGGAGCTCACTGCCCTGCAGACCAGCGGCATATCCATAAGAAGCCTGGTTCTTTCTCCCCTGCTTTTTTCCCTGGGAGCCATGGGGTTTACCCTGTACGTAACCCTGCACCTTACTTCCTGGGGCATAGACAATTTTCGCGAGACAGCGGTGGAAATGGTCCGGGAGCAGACCGAAGTCAGCATGCAGCCAGGAGTGTTTCACCGCATGATCCCGGACATGGCCATATATGTTCACAACAGGGACCCGGGGACCAGTGAGCTGAAAGAGGTGTTTATCTCCGACGACACTGTTCCGGAAGCCCCTTTGACTATTGTTGCCCCCACAGGACGTATGCTCAGTGACAAAGAGGAAGGCATGCTCTATTTCATCCTGGATGATGGCCGGATCTACCGCCAGGACCAGGAGGAGCACAGCCTGGTTTCCTTTGGAGAATACAGGCTGCGCCTGGATCTTTTTTCACTTCTGGGCGATGCCGGTCTGCGGGACAAGCGTCCGGAAGAGATGTCCTGGGGTGAACTGCAGGCTTACAAGGATGATGCCCAGGCTGACAGCAGGCAGTACCGCCTGGCGGTGCTGGAAGAGCACAAGCGTTTTTCTCTGCCCCTGGCATGTCTGATTCTGGGGCTTTTCGCTGTGCCCCTGGGCCTTACCCTGCAGGGCCTGGGCCGCAACTGGGGGCTTTTGCTGGCCATGAGCTGCTTTCTTATTTACTACAGCCTGTTTACCGCGGTGTACGGCCTGGGAGAGGCCGGTACCCTGAATCCGGACCTGGCCATGTGGATGCCCAATATATTTTTCCTGGTTCTGACCCTGGGTGGTTTTTATTTCTATTCCCAGGGCCGCGAGATAGACCTGGGGCAGGTGTTGCGAAGCTTTGTCCCGTGGTTGCACAAAAGAGATGAAAATCAAGAGAACAATTAA